From Panicum hallii strain FIL2 chromosome 2, PHallii_v3.1, whole genome shotgun sequence, a single genomic window includes:
- the LOC112881898 gene encoding PTI1-like tyrosine-protein kinase At3g15890 isoform X2 produces the protein MINRCFCCVSVDDEPEPAAAPAGRRRTNPSRTPKNRSMEYPWEIYSLKELLQATNNFNDSNKLGEGGFGTVYWGRTSKGVEIAVKRLKAMTAKAEMEFAIEVEILGRVRHKNLLSLRGFYAGGDERLIVYDYMPNHSLLTHLHPQRGVPSSQQHQPLDWARRVAIAIGAAEGLAYLHHEANPHIIHRDIKASNVLLDADFVPKVADFGFAKLIPDGVSHLTTRVKGTLGYLAPEYAMWGKVSESCDVYSFGVLLLELVSARRPLEKLPGGVKREIVQWAAPLVERRKWERLADPRLAGRFDAQQLRTVVEAAMLCAQSDAESRPAMAEVVEMLRFSGERRTAKEIVPVAAASSETEATDLDDVTGSSEPLDRRSWKLTKLSSQINGGILKEAKAWFNGRFRLKASEHQLSET, from the exons ATGATCAACAGGTGCTTCTGTTGCGTCTCCGTCGATGACGAGCCGGAGccagccgccgcgcccgccggccGTCGGAG AACGAATCCGTCGAGGACGCCCAAGAACAGGAGCATGGAGTATCCATGGGAGATCTACAGCCTCAAGGAGCTCCTGCAGGCGACCAACAACTTCAACGACAGCAACAAGCTTGGGGAGGGCGGGTTCGGCACCGTCTACTGGGGCCGCACCTCCAAGGGCGTCGAG ATCGCGGTGAAGCGGCTGAAGGCGATGACGGCCAAGGCGGAGATGGAGTTCGCCATCGAGGTGGAGATCCTCGGCCGTGTCCGGCACAAGAACCTGCTGAGCCTCCGCGGTTTCTacgccggcggcgacgagcgACTCATCGTGTATGACTACATGCCCAACCACAGCCTACTCACCCACCTCCACCCCCAGCGCGGCGTCCCTTCCTCCCAGCAGCATCAACCCCTCGACTGGGCACGCCGCGTCGCCATCGCCATCGGCGCCGCCGAGGGCCTCGC GTACTTGCACCACGAGGCGAACCCGCACATCATACACCGGGACATCAAGGCGAGCAACGTGCTGCTGGACGCGGACTTCGTGCCCAAGGTCGCCGACTTCGGGTTCGCCAAGCTCATCCCTGACGGCGTGTCGCACCTGACGACGCGGGTGAAGGGCACGCTGGGGTACCTGGCGCCGGAGTACGCCATGTGGGGGAAGGTCTCCGAGAGCTGCGACGTCTACAGCTTCGGCGTGCTGCTGCTGGAGCTCGTcagcgcgcgccgcccgctggaGAAGCTGCCGGGCGGCGTCAAGCGCGAGATCGTGCAGTGGGCGGCGCCGCTGGTGGAGCGCCGCAAGTGGGAGCGCCTGGCGGACCCGCGCCTCGCCGGGCGGTTCGACGCGCAGCAGCTCCGCACCGTGGTCGAGGCCGCCATGCTGTGCGCGCAGAGCGACGCCGAGAGCCGCCCCGCCATGGCCGAGGTGGTCGAGATGCTCAGGttcagcggcgagcggcggacgGCCAAGGAGATCGTCCCGGTGGCGGCCGCGAGCAGCGAGACGGAGGCGACGGACCTGGACGACGTCACCGGGAGCAGCGAGCCCCTGGACAGGCGCAGCTGGAAGCTGACCAAGCTGAG TTCTCAAATTAATGGCGGAATTCTCAAAGAAGCAAAGGCGTGGTTCAACGGGCGTTTCCGTCTAAAAGCATCTGAACATCAACTGTCAGAAACATAA
- the LOC112881898 gene encoding PTI1-like tyrosine-protein kinase At3g15890 isoform X4: protein MEYPWEIYSLKELLQATNNFNDSNKLGEGGFGTVYWGRTSKGVEIAVKRLKAMTAKAEMEFAIEVEILGRVRHKNLLSLRGFYAGGDERLIVYDYMPNHSLLTHLHPQRGVPSSQQHQPLDWARRVAIAIGAAEGLAYLHHEANPHIIHRDIKASNVLLDADFVPKVADFGFAKLIPDGVSHLTTRVKGTLGYLAPEYAMWGKVSESCDVYSFGVLLLELVSARRPLEKLPGGVKREIVQWAAPLVERRKWERLADPRLAGRFDAQQLRTVVEAAMLCAQSDAESRPAMAEVVEMLRFSGERRTAKEIVPVAAASSETEATDLDDVTGSSEPLDRRSWKLTKLSSQINGGILKEAKAWFNGRFRLKASEHQLSET from the exons ATGGAGTATCCATGGGAGATCTACAGCCTCAAGGAGCTCCTGCAGGCGACCAACAACTTCAACGACAGCAACAAGCTTGGGGAGGGCGGGTTCGGCACCGTCTACTGGGGCCGCACCTCCAAGGGCGTCGAG ATCGCGGTGAAGCGGCTGAAGGCGATGACGGCCAAGGCGGAGATGGAGTTCGCCATCGAGGTGGAGATCCTCGGCCGTGTCCGGCACAAGAACCTGCTGAGCCTCCGCGGTTTCTacgccggcggcgacgagcgACTCATCGTGTATGACTACATGCCCAACCACAGCCTACTCACCCACCTCCACCCCCAGCGCGGCGTCCCTTCCTCCCAGCAGCATCAACCCCTCGACTGGGCACGCCGCGTCGCCATCGCCATCGGCGCCGCCGAGGGCCTCGC GTACTTGCACCACGAGGCGAACCCGCACATCATACACCGGGACATCAAGGCGAGCAACGTGCTGCTGGACGCGGACTTCGTGCCCAAGGTCGCCGACTTCGGGTTCGCCAAGCTCATCCCTGACGGCGTGTCGCACCTGACGACGCGGGTGAAGGGCACGCTGGGGTACCTGGCGCCGGAGTACGCCATGTGGGGGAAGGTCTCCGAGAGCTGCGACGTCTACAGCTTCGGCGTGCTGCTGCTGGAGCTCGTcagcgcgcgccgcccgctggaGAAGCTGCCGGGCGGCGTCAAGCGCGAGATCGTGCAGTGGGCGGCGCCGCTGGTGGAGCGCCGCAAGTGGGAGCGCCTGGCGGACCCGCGCCTCGCCGGGCGGTTCGACGCGCAGCAGCTCCGCACCGTGGTCGAGGCCGCCATGCTGTGCGCGCAGAGCGACGCCGAGAGCCGCCCCGCCATGGCCGAGGTGGTCGAGATGCTCAGGttcagcggcgagcggcggacgGCCAAGGAGATCGTCCCGGTGGCGGCCGCGAGCAGCGAGACGGAGGCGACGGACCTGGACGACGTCACCGGGAGCAGCGAGCCCCTGGACAGGCGCAGCTGGAAGCTGACCAAGCTGAG TTCTCAAATTAATGGCGGAATTCTCAAAGAAGCAAAGGCGTGGTTCAACGGGCGTTTCCGTCTAAAAGCATCTGAACATCAACTGTCAGAAACATAA
- the LOC112881898 gene encoding PTI1-like tyrosine-protein kinase At3g15890 isoform X3 encodes MINRCFCCVSVDDEPEPAAAPAGRRRYTYRHQEPTNPSRTPKNRSMEYPWEIYSLKELLQATNNFNDSNKLGEGGFGTVYWGRTSKGVEIAVKRLKAMTAKAEMEFAIEVEILGRVRHKNLLSLRGFYAGGDERLIVYDYMPNHSLLTHLHPQRGVPSSQQHQPLDWARRVAIAIGAAEGLAYLHHEANPHIIHRDIKASNVLLDADFVPKVADFGFAKLIPDGVSHLTTRVKGTLGYLAPEYAMWGKVSESCDVYSFGVLLLELVSARRPLEKLPGGVKREIVQWAAPLVERRKWERLADPRLAGRFDAQQLRTVVEAAMLCAQSDAESRPAMAEVVEMLRFSGERRTAKEIVPVAAASSETEATDLDDVTGSSEPLDRRSWKLTKLR; translated from the exons ATGATCAACAGGTGCTTCTGTTGCGTCTCCGTCGATGACGAGCCGGAGccagccgccgcgcccgccggccGTCGGAGGTACACATATAGGCATCAAGAACC AACGAATCCGTCGAGGACGCCCAAGAACAGGAGCATGGAGTATCCATGGGAGATCTACAGCCTCAAGGAGCTCCTGCAGGCGACCAACAACTTCAACGACAGCAACAAGCTTGGGGAGGGCGGGTTCGGCACCGTCTACTGGGGCCGCACCTCCAAGGGCGTCGAG ATCGCGGTGAAGCGGCTGAAGGCGATGACGGCCAAGGCGGAGATGGAGTTCGCCATCGAGGTGGAGATCCTCGGCCGTGTCCGGCACAAGAACCTGCTGAGCCTCCGCGGTTTCTacgccggcggcgacgagcgACTCATCGTGTATGACTACATGCCCAACCACAGCCTACTCACCCACCTCCACCCCCAGCGCGGCGTCCCTTCCTCCCAGCAGCATCAACCCCTCGACTGGGCACGCCGCGTCGCCATCGCCATCGGCGCCGCCGAGGGCCTCGC GTACTTGCACCACGAGGCGAACCCGCACATCATACACCGGGACATCAAGGCGAGCAACGTGCTGCTGGACGCGGACTTCGTGCCCAAGGTCGCCGACTTCGGGTTCGCCAAGCTCATCCCTGACGGCGTGTCGCACCTGACGACGCGGGTGAAGGGCACGCTGGGGTACCTGGCGCCGGAGTACGCCATGTGGGGGAAGGTCTCCGAGAGCTGCGACGTCTACAGCTTCGGCGTGCTGCTGCTGGAGCTCGTcagcgcgcgccgcccgctggaGAAGCTGCCGGGCGGCGTCAAGCGCGAGATCGTGCAGTGGGCGGCGCCGCTGGTGGAGCGCCGCAAGTGGGAGCGCCTGGCGGACCCGCGCCTCGCCGGGCGGTTCGACGCGCAGCAGCTCCGCACCGTGGTCGAGGCCGCCATGCTGTGCGCGCAGAGCGACGCCGAGAGCCGCCCCGCCATGGCCGAGGTGGTCGAGATGCTCAGGttcagcggcgagcggcggacgGCCAAGGAGATCGTCCCGGTGGCGGCCGCGAGCAGCGAGACGGAGGCGACGGACCTGGACGACGTCACCGGGAGCAGCGAGCCCCTGGACAGGCGCAGCTGGAAGCTGACCAAGCTGAGGTGA
- the LOC112881898 gene encoding PTI1-like tyrosine-protein kinase At3g15890 isoform X1 produces MINRCFCCVSVDDEPEPAAAPAGRRRYTYRHQEPTNPSRTPKNRSMEYPWEIYSLKELLQATNNFNDSNKLGEGGFGTVYWGRTSKGVEIAVKRLKAMTAKAEMEFAIEVEILGRVRHKNLLSLRGFYAGGDERLIVYDYMPNHSLLTHLHPQRGVPSSQQHQPLDWARRVAIAIGAAEGLAYLHHEANPHIIHRDIKASNVLLDADFVPKVADFGFAKLIPDGVSHLTTRVKGTLGYLAPEYAMWGKVSESCDVYSFGVLLLELVSARRPLEKLPGGVKREIVQWAAPLVERRKWERLADPRLAGRFDAQQLRTVVEAAMLCAQSDAESRPAMAEVVEMLRFSGERRTAKEIVPVAAASSETEATDLDDVTGSSEPLDRRSWKLTKLSSQINGGILKEAKAWFNGRFRLKASEHQLSET; encoded by the exons ATGATCAACAGGTGCTTCTGTTGCGTCTCCGTCGATGACGAGCCGGAGccagccgccgcgcccgccggccGTCGGAGGTACACATATAGGCATCAAGAACC AACGAATCCGTCGAGGACGCCCAAGAACAGGAGCATGGAGTATCCATGGGAGATCTACAGCCTCAAGGAGCTCCTGCAGGCGACCAACAACTTCAACGACAGCAACAAGCTTGGGGAGGGCGGGTTCGGCACCGTCTACTGGGGCCGCACCTCCAAGGGCGTCGAG ATCGCGGTGAAGCGGCTGAAGGCGATGACGGCCAAGGCGGAGATGGAGTTCGCCATCGAGGTGGAGATCCTCGGCCGTGTCCGGCACAAGAACCTGCTGAGCCTCCGCGGTTTCTacgccggcggcgacgagcgACTCATCGTGTATGACTACATGCCCAACCACAGCCTACTCACCCACCTCCACCCCCAGCGCGGCGTCCCTTCCTCCCAGCAGCATCAACCCCTCGACTGGGCACGCCGCGTCGCCATCGCCATCGGCGCCGCCGAGGGCCTCGC GTACTTGCACCACGAGGCGAACCCGCACATCATACACCGGGACATCAAGGCGAGCAACGTGCTGCTGGACGCGGACTTCGTGCCCAAGGTCGCCGACTTCGGGTTCGCCAAGCTCATCCCTGACGGCGTGTCGCACCTGACGACGCGGGTGAAGGGCACGCTGGGGTACCTGGCGCCGGAGTACGCCATGTGGGGGAAGGTCTCCGAGAGCTGCGACGTCTACAGCTTCGGCGTGCTGCTGCTGGAGCTCGTcagcgcgcgccgcccgctggaGAAGCTGCCGGGCGGCGTCAAGCGCGAGATCGTGCAGTGGGCGGCGCCGCTGGTGGAGCGCCGCAAGTGGGAGCGCCTGGCGGACCCGCGCCTCGCCGGGCGGTTCGACGCGCAGCAGCTCCGCACCGTGGTCGAGGCCGCCATGCTGTGCGCGCAGAGCGACGCCGAGAGCCGCCCCGCCATGGCCGAGGTGGTCGAGATGCTCAGGttcagcggcgagcggcggacgGCCAAGGAGATCGTCCCGGTGGCGGCCGCGAGCAGCGAGACGGAGGCGACGGACCTGGACGACGTCACCGGGAGCAGCGAGCCCCTGGACAGGCGCAGCTGGAAGCTGACCAAGCTGAG TTCTCAAATTAATGGCGGAATTCTCAAAGAAGCAAAGGCGTGGTTCAACGGGCGTTTCCGTCTAAAAGCATCTGAACATCAACTGTCAGAAACATAA